The Populus trichocarpa isolate Nisqually-1 chromosome 11, P.trichocarpa_v4.1, whole genome shotgun sequence genome has a segment encoding these proteins:
- the LOC7462324 gene encoding cytochrome P450 CYP72A616: MTPAFHFERLRGMIPAFSACCCDLVQRWKKLAGPQGSCELDVASEFNILASDVIARAAFGSSYEEGKKIFDLQKDQVILVHEALFSIYFPGLRFIPSKKNKKRYSIDKEIKAALRNIIHKKEQAMQNGDLGDADLLGLLLKGRDDADNDMKIEDVIEECKLFFFAGQETTANLLTWTLIVLSMHPVWQEKAREEVLQICGKRSPDIDSIKQLRIVSMILNEVLRLYPPVNILYRHTLKETTVRGMSIPAGVDLLLPFLFLHYDPEYWGDNAEEFKPERFSEGVSKASKDEIAFYPFGWGPRFCLGQNFALTEAKMALTMILQNFWFELSPSYTHAPGNVITL, translated from the exons ATGACACCTGCCTTCCACTTTGAGAGATTAAGG GGGATGATCCCAGCATTTTCAGCCTGCTGTTGTGATCTGGTTCAGCGATGGAAGAAATTAGCAGGTCCTCAGGGATCATGTGAATTGGATGTTGCAAGCGAATTTAATATTCTTGCAAGTGATGTTATAGCTCGAGCAGCCTTTGGAAGCAGCTATGAAGagggaaagaaaatatttgatcttcaaaaagaTCAAGTTATTTTGGTCCATGAAGCTCTTTTTTCCATTTACTTCCCTGGTTTGAG ATTCATACCCtctaaaaagaacaagaagagatACAGTATAGACAAAGAGATAAAAGCAGCATTGAGAAATATTATCCATAAGAAGGAGCAGGCCATGCAAAATGGAGACTTAGGCGATGCTGACCTGCTAGGCTTGCTTTTAAAGGGCAGAGATGATGCTGATAATGACATGAAAATTGAAGATGTAATCGAGGAATGCAAGTTGTTCTTCTTTGCAGGCCAAGAGACCACAGCAAACTTACTCACTTGGACATTGATAGTTCTATCTATGCATCCAGTCTGGCAAGAGAAAGCAAGAGAAGAAGTTTTGCAGATTTGTGGCAAGAGATCACCTGATATCGATAGTATAAAACAACTCAGAATT GTCTCAATGATCTTAAACGAGGTACTAAGACTATATCCACCTGTGAATATTCTGTATCGACATACTCTAAAGGAAACAACCGTTCGAGGAATGTCCATTCCAGCTGGGGTAGACCTCCTGTTACCATTCTTGTTTCTTCACTATGATCCTGAGTATTGGGGAGACAACGCAGAAGAATTCAAACCAGAGAGATTCTCTGAAGGAGTTTCAAAAGcatcaaaggatgaaattgcattTTACCCTTTTGGTTGGGGCCCTAGATTTTGTCTAGGCCAAAACTTTGCCTTGACTGAAGCAAAGATGGCTCTTACTATGATTCTACAAAATTTCTGGTTTGAGCTTTCACCCTCTTACACGCATGCTCCTGGTAATGTCATAACTCTTTAA
- the LOC7462325 gene encoding early nodulin-like protein 2: MESQGSLCLLWALLACYLFSFSVAYNSFYVGGNDGWVINPSESYNHWAERNRFQVNDSLVFKYNKGSDSVLRVTKDDYNSCNTKKPLKTMDSGSSVFQFDKSGPFFFISGNEDNCRKGQKLIVAVLAVRTKQTPTPAYPPATSPKAPSPEGHNPAQAPSRSSAPIAKPPTSSHVPSVSPVSPSPIANAPSSNAPTGAPGPSPVTKTPQISPVPSKSPSPSPYAKPPAPAHSPESLTGSPGPSPVPLKSPSPLANTPSPSYHPVASPTPARSPSPSSPTPAKPPSSSTPSPTPESSSGPSLSPRSNEADLAPAPAPAASWAATPSTTMVIVASLLISSAISGWP, translated from the exons ATGGAGTCTCAAGGATCTCTCTGCCTCTTGTGGGCTTTGCTTGCTTGCTAcctcttctctttttctgtGGCCTACAATAGCTTCTACGTAGGTGGCAACGATGGCTGGGTTATAAACCCCTCTGAGAGTTACAATCACTGGGCCGAGAGAAACCGGTTCCAAGTCAATGACTCTCTTG TCTTCAAGTACAATAAAGGGTCGGACTCTGTGTTGCGGGTGACAAAAGATGATTACAACAGCTGCAACACAAAGAAGCCTCTCAAGACTATGGATTCTGGTTCCTCTGTGTTTCAGTTTGATAAGTCCGgtcctttctttttcattagtGGAAACGAGGATAATTGTCGAAAGGGACAAAAACTGATTGTTGCTGTGCTTGCGGTCAGAACAAAACAAACCCCAACACCAGCATATCCCCCAGCTACATCCCCTAAAGCACCATCCCCAGAAGGTCACAATCCAGCTCAAGCGCCATCAAGATCCTCAGCACCAATTGCTAAACCTCCAACCTCGTCTCATGTGCCATCAGTGTCACCTGTATCCCCATCACCAATTGCCAATGCTCCGAGCAGCAATGCTCCAACTGGGGCTCCAGGGCCGTCACCAGTGACCAAGACACCACAGATATCACCAGTGCCTTCAAAGTCTCCATCACCATCTCCATATGCTAAGCCTCCTGCACCAGCACATTCACCAGAGTCTCTCACCGGGTCTCCAGGTCCATCACCAGTGCCATTAAAGTCTCCATCTCCACTGGCTAATACTCCTTCACCATCATATCATCCTGTTGCCTCTCCAACACCAGCAAGATCACCATCTCCATCAAGTCCAACTCCAGCAAAACCGccatcttcatcaactccatccCCGACACCTGAGTCCAGTTCTGGGCCATCATTATCACCCCGCTCCAATGAGGCGGACCTTGCCCCCGCTCCAGCTCCAGCTGCTTCTTGGGCTGCAACTCCTTCAACTACGATGGTTATTGTGGCCTCTCTTCTTATTAGTTCTGCTATTAGTGGATGGCCTTGA